In Candidatus Neomarinimicrobiota bacterium, the following are encoded in one genomic region:
- a CDS encoding GNAT family N-acetyltransferase — MKKILQLKDGASITIRPMRKDDLARSLAFFQALPEEDRRYLRREVTSPEAVEERIKELRSGKVKRLVAIFNEEIVADGSLELETQEWKKHMAEIRLIIARPFQRRGLGTLMARELYLLAARERVEVIVVKMMGPQIAARGIFKRLGFSEDVILSEYVRDRGGSKQDLIVMRCNLKSLMKEMEDHLADTDWQRTR; from the coding sequence ATGAAGAAGATATTGCAGCTGAAGGATGGTGCCAGCATCACTATCCGCCCGATGAGGAAAGATGACCTCGCAAGATCCCTGGCCTTTTTCCAGGCACTCCCTGAAGAAGATCGAAGGTACCTCCGAAGAGAGGTCACGAGTCCCGAAGCCGTCGAGGAACGCATCAAGGAATTGAGATCGGGAAAAGTGAAGCGCCTGGTTGCCATATTCAATGAAGAGATCGTGGCCGACGGATCACTTGAGCTAGAGACCCAGGAGTGGAAAAAGCACATGGCTGAGATAAGGCTTATCATAGCCCGTCCCTTTCAGCGCAGAGGGCTCGGTACCCTCATGGCGCGCGAATTATATTTACTCGCCGCCCGGGAAAGGGTCGAGGTAATCGTCGTCAAGATGATGGGACCGCAGATCGCGGCTCGAGGGATCTTCAAAAGGCTGGGGTTCTCCGAGGATGTAATACTGAGTGAATATGTTAGAGACCGCGGTGGTTCAAAACAGGACCTGATCGTGATGCGGTGCAACCTGAAGTCCCTGATGAAGGAAATGGAGGATCACCTGGCCGATACCGACTGGCAACGCACCCGATAA